From Vigna angularis cultivar LongXiaoDou No.4 chromosome 11, ASM1680809v1, whole genome shotgun sequence:
TAGACCTAAGAATAATATAACCTAATAAAGAATAAGTTAGTAGAAACTAACATGTGTCCGCCTAGACCTTTCATCGACAAATTCTCCTGTTGATGCTCGAATATGTGTCtgctgaaatatttcatcaacatgcacTGACCGACCAAGCTCCTGTGACTGCAAGCAAAGAAGATGTAAGTTGTTAacgtcaaatatttttaaagtttatccgtatagaaatgtaaaaataaatttatatgtaccAGACGAATTGCATGCTCATGCACGCTAATGGATCCCCCAATGTGCAAACAACCACCCTTGTCAGATGTCCTGTTCTTTTTGGCTGTTTCACatttttgtctataaagtggCATGTTCCACTTCTCCAAAAGACCATTCCAAACAATATCCCCCATCCAATCAGGTTTTTTTCCTTCTGTTCGAGCTTTTTTAAACATCTCAGATAATCTATGAGATGCTTTTGTgtggaaattttttttcaccttttcttcATGGTTAGACCTCCATGAAACCTTTCTCTGTTGACAAAAAAGATGAATATTGGATAAGATAATTGAGGaccttaacatttaaaattaagtgTAGTACATAATGTAAATGAACACAAGTGTACCCTAAAACGCTCAAAGAAAACATCTCTTCGTGTCTGAGGTATTTGTCCCCATGTCACCCATGGCTCATCAAACTGTGCCTTGATGGTGGCTGTGATTGCTTTGGATGCTGTTTTTGTTGGATAAAAGCTATaccaaaataaaagtgaaatattagaataatacaGTATATGCTTGGaacattaaattgatgttttcttaCCCTCCTCCAATAGGTGTAATGATTGGACGATTGTTGGAAACATCTTCAAAGTCATTGGCTGCTGAACTTGAACGTGGAGGGTTATCCCCTATAGGAGATGGTGATGGCATATTTGTGGGAGTTGTTGGGTTAGAACCAACATGGGGGGAGGGTGATCTCCATTGATCAGCAGCAAATTGTTGTGAACTAGGTGTCAAAGGAGGAACTTCCAACGAAGGTGGAATTGGTGGTGGAGTAGGTGTCAAACCAGGAACTTGTAATGGTGGTGGAACAAATCTAGCAGTGGAGGTAGAGGTAGGTGTAGATGGCTGACTACTTGAAGCATTTACGTTATTGAAACGGTTTAACAACTTGACCATATAAGATTTCTTCTTGTCCTTCTCCTTTTCTGATTTTGCTGAAGGTGGAATAGGAGGGTCACAACCATCTGATGCCATATTCttgaacaaaaaacaaaattgtacggtcaatttatttttacaattgaatggaaaggaaaagtaagaaaagaacATTTTGTGTTATTATGATATTACCTATTAAATGTGCAGGGAAAAATTGCAAAACCTATTATTGAAGCCTTGAAAAGGAAAGGTGCTTCTGCTATGGGATTTGTTGGTTTCTATTGGGGTGGTAAGTGGCTTCCACTAAATTGGTTTCTATTAGGGTGGTAAGTGGCTTCTGCTATGGGATTTGTTAGCTataaaatgaagttttttttttttgcagtgaAAAAACTTCATTTTATAGTGCAGTAAACTGGAGAGATATTGTTGGTAAGCTGGTCTAGGTGCTGTGAAGAGTAGTGCAGTGGGAAACCTCCACCTGACAGTAATCTGAAGTTACAAGAGAGAAGTCTAATTTGAACATGAATTGATCTGAGATAGGGATGTGTGAACTGTTGGACCAGTCAACTTGTTGCTGCCAGTCAAAAACTCTAATGGACAGTTCAGATTATTCTTATGCAACTTGAGATAGCAAGTCATTACATCTGAAGATGAAGAGCTGGAAAAGAGTTGGACTTATAAACTGGTCACTTGAGTTACTTATAAATATAGCTAGTGTAGGTTTTAAGTCAGATTAGCAATCTCACATTTGTAACATGTCATAGACAGTTGACCCATTTCTGATTTCCACTCATGGGTATACAAGGCAGAAACACATTCCATTAGATACGGGTATACAAGGCAGAAACACATTCCATTAGATACAGTTCATTCGTTCCAACAACTTTCAGtttcttagttttagttttctgaGTCTTTGGGTTCTTACAAAGCATTGTATGATTACTCATTAGCATGTTTTCTGTGTCACCCTTGCCATGAAAGCAACTGGGTGATCATTATAAATAAAGCACACTTTTCAAACGGATTGCACTACAAGCAAGCTTTCCTTCCTATTTCTCTCAGAGTTGTTGCTGCTTTCAAGCTGTAACATTCCATTCGAGAGTCATGATAACTATCTGCATATTGCCTGCAATATGCAGTTTTAGACTTTGCCTGTATAAGGGTTCACAGTTTTCTGgttcatatatattatacattatcCACATCCCTTTTGTTATATGTTTATCTTTGGCTCAttcaaatagttaaaaaatgatTCTGCATGCTCATTAACAAATCAGATCACTCTTAGATGTTTATTCATTTGGTTAATTGAATGCGATGTTTTACACTGAAGGATTTGAAAGCTGAGGATAAGTTGGGAGATGTTGAGTACCAAGCAGATAAGACTACGAGACAAGGAGGATATACAGCCACAAATTCGAgtgtagtatatatatatattagtatgtGTGCATAAAATCAGAttcaatttacttttttatgttttagttcttctgtttccttttacttttttaatcagtttttagtttttactaaCATTAATTCTTTAGACATCATTCAAGCAAAATTTAGCGAGGATTGACTATTCACAGCAATTAGAAGGAATAATAGAAGATCTAATAGTAAGCAAACATAAGAAACCACAAAAttatccaagaaaaaaaaactatgatttTGGAGAGTTATGCACACATTTCAGAAGATTAATAAGATGATCTTCTAAAGCCCTTTTGTGCTCCCCCAACAGCCTTTCAATCATTGTCGGAAGATTCTTCCGAGGAACTTGTCTCAGCAAGACTTTCAACCTGATTGCTCTTTGGCTTCTTCCTTCCACTAGAAGATTCTCCTAATGTAAGTGTACGTTTCTTAGGATTCTCTTCTGGTGCATCAAGTAGAAGTCTTTCTCCTCTTGCGGCTCTGCTTGAGAGAATGATTTCTAGATTTGGGTTTGGAAAGGATGGGTCAGAGATGCGGTTTAGGATTATCATCTGAGTTAGAATCTTGAAGATGAGAAGGGAGCAATAGCATTCttctatgtttggattgtaGTTGGCTAAGGTTGAAGGGGTTGTTGGTCAGCAGATTGAAGAGGGCAAACTTCTCTAGCTCCGTTACCTTCCTGGAGGGGTTAGAGTGCAGAGTGGTTCTCCTACACATGCGAAGCAGATTCTTGGCTTCTTCAATCATCATATCGATGACAATGTCATCGCTGATGAATGTCCATTCAAAGTTCTCACCACAGAGAACTTT
This genomic window contains:
- the LOC128194669 gene encoding uncharacterized protein LOC128194669 — translated: MASDGCDPPIPPSAKSEKEKDKKKSYMVKLLNRFNNVNASSSQPSTPTSTSTARFVPPPLQVPGLTPTPPPIPPSLEVPPLTPSSQQFAADQWRSPSPHVGSNPTTPTNMPSPSPIGDNPPRSSSAANDFEDVSNNRPIITPIGGGFYPTKTASKAITATIKAQFDEPWVTWGQIPQTRRDVFFERFRRKVSWRSNHEEKVKKNFHTKASHRLSEMFKKARTEGKKPDWMGDIVWNGLLEKWNMPLYRQKCETAKKNRTSDKGGCLHIGGSISVHEHAIRLSQELGRSVHVDEIFQQTHIRASTGEFVDERSRRTHEEFEARFSQIRSETASVGASTCAPLDPADEERLRNQCWLDVAGGRYKGRVYGIGNVSAQDDCVDSYIQQTQASSSQQPIAEDILNLHTRVSTHDDQLRQMNSQLQGFIGVMMQYLPPPAAAIAQQFLQSQNQPQANVQPQQPQQPQQPQQPTDQPQQPTDQPQDDTVYGDY